The Propionispora vibrioides genomic sequence ACTTTCCTATAGCCGGATTGCCGCTCTTTTTGTGGCAATCCCATTTAGGAGCTTATCCGTGAGATAAAAGAGGAGATTTTCGCACAGTCTGACGTCCCCAACTGTCACTCGTCCCCAACTGTCACTTTTCTTGAATATTTTACCGTCTACAAGAAAAAGGACACCTTACGCTTTGTGTAAAGTGCCTTTTTGTCTACGGTCTGGACAATAAATAGTGTTATCCTGCCTTCTAATTATTTAAAGCATTCAATTATTTATCTGAAAGTCCCTTAAGAAATTTACCTATCTCTTCACGATCTATACGTTCAAGATCTATAAGTCGGTTACGTTCCGATTCGGGCATATCATTCCATTCTTTTTTAGACCAGGTTCGTTGCGCTCGTTCCACATCGCTCATTTCATTCAATAACTTAACTTTCTTATTTTTATTTGCCATAAAATCACCTTTTCATTTTTATTGTCGTTACTTAAATATTGTGACAATGCCTTTTCCGTCACAGGATGGGCACGGGATATAAGATTGGCCTGTACATTGCGGACAATCGGGTTCACACAAGGTTAGACCAGAAGGTGCCATTGGGCATGGGATGACCCGTTCACCTTTACACCGTGAACAATCTACTTCTTTAAATTCAGACGACATCAAAAATCCCTTCTTCTTATAAATTTTCAGTATTTACACTTCGATATTGACTTAAAAATTTAATTATTTTATTCTTAAACTAGCTTCTGTAATAAATGATACCACTCAAAATTAGCAGAATCAACTACTTTCCATCAATCAGCTATAATCAGCTCTATCAATGTTATTATAACTGAAAAAATTCAGGGGGGGCGCTTTTTATTTTATATGTAATGTTTAGCAACGATGGCTATAATTTCTACGATGAGCATCATATGCCGAATTTCGATGACCAAGGTCATCGGTATCTATTTGATTTTGTTGCTGCGGAGCTATCGAAATTTGAAGTATTGCTGGATAAATTCTTTTCAACAATGTTCGATTTTGTAAAACTTGAATTAACACAGGACGGACTTCGCAAGGAATTTAACAGTGACTATGAAAAAGCATTGCAGTCGAATTTTGCTGTTGTAGAAGCGGATTTCTATGTGCCTAATGTATATTTTGAAGAGATGGTAAGTATTTTGAAATTCAGCCATCCTTATTACAAAATTGGTGAAAACGCAAGGAATATTGTTAAAAACATCGTAATCGACTATTTTCATTTCCATTCTTCACTCAATGAGAGGTTGCTCTTTGAAGATGATTATAAAGAAAAGGTTTCGGATTTATTATCAATTCCGAAAGGGTTTTTCCCAAAAAACCGCTTAGATCAGTTGTATCAAGTATATATAAAATGCTACCGGCAATCATCCTCTATTCGCCGCAAAATAGCAAAAGGCAGGGAACTTGATGCGAAGTATTCCTTAAATATAATCACTTTCCAACAGAAAATGAAGGAGTTGCTTTTTCGCATCTTGGATATTTCTGTTCCTATTATTAACAGGCTGAGTATATTCGAAAGGATTTCGCTTTATAAAAAAATCCAATCTATGCCATTTAGCAACGCAGATATTCAAAAGCTGCCGAAGGAATTATCGGATTTCATAACCGCACATCCCCTTCATAACAGTCTTCATTATGACTTTGCTCCTGAAGGTAACATTAAGATTTCAATATTTGAGACCGAAAACAAGATGTATGAAAAGTTACAAGTTGAATCCTTGGAACAGCTGTTGGAATGGGAGTTTATTAAAATGGTCCAGGCAGGTGTGAGGATAAAGAAGTGTGCCTGCTGCAATAGATATTTTCTCGTCAAAGACGCCAAAAATAATTATTGCGGCAGAAAGTTTAAAGGTAATAAAACCTGTTTGGATGTAGGTTCGAACCACCGTTTTTATGAGTTGAAAAAAAATGACGTCTATTATAAGGCATGGCGCACAGCTATTTGTAGGAATAGGGCTCGAATAACATCCAAATCAAACTCAATCTCTGAAGACTCATTTATTTGCTGGCGCATAGAAGGTGATAGAAAACTGACCGATGTTAGAAAAGATGCAGAAAAAAGCAGCGAGAGCTTTTTTAAATGGTTAGCTATGACAAATGATGAGATTAAAGAATACGAAATTAATATGATTAGCATACTGGGCCAGGAAGAATATTCGAGAATCATAAGTGAGTGGAAAGCTAAAAATAAACCCAAAAATATATTACGGGCAAGCCCCACCTAAGGGTGAAGCCTGTCCCGTTATCCTTCTCCCGAATTCTTATAACATAAAAAGGGCCAAAGTTTCCATGACGGCCGACCATGTGGCGGTTTGTCCCCCGGAGGGTGTAGGCGCGCGTCGCGCCGTGATCCTTACCAAGGCAAAAACGAGAGCACCAGAGCGACGATCAGCTGCATGGTGCCGAGACGAAAAAATTCCCAACTTTCTTTGTCTATATGAAACAGGGGACAGGTCAGGCGTTTCATTCCAATTTTACCATGAAACACTCGATCTCTCCCCCTGATTTCCTGATTCTTAGCGGCACAATCGGCATTAACAAATCTTGCCAACTTCACAATATTACTAGGAATTCACTATATAAAAAACACCTGCTAACAAGCCGGTGAAAAATATCGACATATTCACATTAACCCCAAGCAACAAAAATTTCTTTCAATTCTATTGCCAACTCCTCAAATACCTTTAATTGAATATTTTCATCTTCACCAAGAACAAGCACATCCGGCATGTCATAATGCCCTTGTTCATTTAGTACATAACTTACAATAGTCTCTGTTTCCGGTGTAACAATCCAGTATTCCTGTACACCAGCCTTTTCATACTTATTTCTCTTTACCAGGTTATCACGCTAAATTGAGCTTTTTGAGACAACCTCAATTACCAACGTTGGCGCGCCGAAATAGCCACTTTTATCTAATTTACTTTTATCACAAACTACAGCCAAATCAGGCTCAACTACGTTTTTATTCTTCTTTCATCTATTTCGCCATCAAGCGGTAGCCTAACTGTAAAAGGCGCCAATTTATTCACATCATTTTCTAAAGCCACATACATAAGCACAGAGACGATTCTATTGCTTCTCTGCTTTAAACATAGTGTTTTGATTAATGCCTGTTACTCTCGCTAATCACGGAAGCAAGAGAACCGTCCCCGTGCTTTCCTTATTATCAATCATCCCGCTCACCTCCACTACCTACTCCCAAAATATACAGCAAAAAACCCGCGAAACACCGCGGGTTTTAGTAATTCCCAAAATTTGGTGGAGGCGAGGAGAATCGAACTCCTGTCCAAAGGTGCCGCTACACAGGCTTCTCCGAGCGCAGTCTGCAATTTAAGCTTCGCTCCATTGACGCCTACAGACAAGCTTCGCCGGTGCTATCTCGTTAAAATTTCCCAGTCGGTCCGCGGAGAATTAGACCTCAGGTATCCCGCTAAGTGACGCCCTATCCCGCCTCACGGGAAGAAGGAGAGTAGGACGTTAGCATTAAGCTGCTAAAGCGTATTCGTTGTTTGCTTTTACTTTAAGTCCACCGTATTGACGGGCTGATGGAACCCCGGCTCGCTACCCATGCTACAACTACCCCTGTCGAAACCATTACGCCCCCGTATTGGTATTTAGGTATTGTTCATGACTTTTAAAGAGCTGCAATCCGACTACGCTTCTTAATTTCGTAAAGTTTATTATATCACAGTTTACAAGATACGCCAAGTGGATAGATCTGACATACTGGCTTCTTCGCAAATTTTGCCAAAGATAAAGCAGGCCGCTGCCTGCTACTCTCTTTGCTTATCCTTAAAGGCTCTGTCCATTTCCCGTTTAGCATCCTTGGCCGCCAGGTCCTGGCGCTTGTCATATAGCTTCTTACCGGTTGCCAGTCCCAGTTCCAGCTTAGCCTTGCCTCGCGTAAAATATACTTTCAGAGGCACCAGCGTATAGCCTTTTTCCTTGGTCTTGCCTATCAGCTTGATAATTTCGTAGCGGTGCATCAATAGCTTGCGGGTACGCAACGGTTCATGATTAAACCGGTTCCCCTGATCGTAGGGGCTAATATGCATATTGTGCAGCATGACTTCGCCATGATTGTCAATCCGGGCATAGGCATCCTTCAAATTGGCTTTGCCGGCGCGCAGTGATTTAACCTCCGTACCGGTAAGCACCAGCCCGACCTCATAGGTTTCATGAATATGATAATCATGGCGGGCTTTACGATTTTCAGTTGCTATTTTGCTGCCGGGTTCCTTGCTCATGGTGGGTCACCTCATCTATCAAGCCTATATCCATTTCTTCATTGTAAAGCATATGCCCGCCAGAGTCAATAAAGTCTCTATTTAGGCAATTGCTCTTCCTGTTCACCGATAATCCGCAGCACTTCTTCCGCCGTGGGAGCTGTGCGCAGAGCGGCCAGGAAAGAATCATGCCGGATCATCCGGGCAATGGTCGACAGCATTTGTAAGTTCAGGTCGATGCCGTCAAGCGGTGCGGCTACCATAAAAAACAGATCGGCTTTCGTGCCGTCCAGAGAGTTGACATCTACCGGCGTAGCCAGACGGGCAATCGCCAACCCGGCCCGATCCACCGCCGCCGATTTGGCATGGGGAATCGACACGCCATGACCAACACCGGTTGTTCCCATGCTCTCACGGGCCGCCACATCCTCCACGAATTGTTCGGCTGTGCTGATGACTCCGGAGTGCTGCAATCTGTCAGCCAGTACCTCCCATACTTCCTCTTTATGCTTTGCTTCCACATGTAATACGATACAGTCCAAGGCCAAGAGCTCTCTGGTTTTCAAGTCAATTCCTCCTACACTAAAAATTGGTAAAATGCAATATGTTTCAAATATTCAGTTACCTTCCGGCAAAAAACGGTTACACATTCTCTGCCATAGTATATATTTCGACATCTGGCGCATTTTCACTTTAGCAAATTAGCATAATATAGCTATATTTGTATTTCTTCTATTCTATAGTATATATCAAACTCCGTCAACTAACCCAACCAGGCAAAAAAGCAGCCTCCGTTACAGGAAGTTGTACTTTTTTGCCTGTCCGGTTGCCGCGAAAAAATGCCCGCTCTACTCGTCCTGCTCGGAACCGCTCAGAATGATTTCAATCAATTCCAATTCTTCCGGCGAGAACTTCGATCTTTTTAAAGCACCCACACAATCATCAATTTGCGAAACTTTGCTGGCGCCTATAAGCACTGAAGTAATCCTGTCGCCCCGTAAAACCCAGGCCAGTGCCATCTGGGCCAGCGTCTGCCCCCGTTCCAGCGCCAGATCCTGCAGTGCCCGCAGTTTAATCAGCAGCGGCTCATTAATATCCTCGGCCTTTAGAAAAACACTCGGTCCGGCTGCCCGTGAGTCGGCGGGAATGCCCTTCAGGTACTTACTAGTCAGCAAGCCCTTGGCCAATGGCGAAAAGGCAATGCTGCCGACGCCTTCCTCTTCCAGTACTTCCAGCAGACCGTCTTCTACCCAGCGGTCCAGCATGGAATACCGGGGCTGATGAATCAGGCAGGGCGTGCCCAGTTCCTTCAGGATTTGAATGGCCGCCTTCGCCTGCTCCGCTTTGTAATTGGAAAGGCCCACATAGAGAGCCTTGCCCTGACGCACCAGCAAGTCCAGCGCTGCCATCGTCTCCTCCAGCGGCGTCCGCGGGTCGGGGCGGTGATGATAAAAGATATCGACATAGTCAAGGCCCATGCGCCGCAGGCTTTGATCAAGGCTGGACACCAGATATTTCTTCGAACCCCAGTCACCGTAGGGTCCCGGCCACATGGTATAACCCGCTTTGGTTGATATGATCAGTTCATCCCGGTAGGGCGCCAAATCTTCTTTCAAAATCCGTCCGAAGTTAATTTCCGCCGAACCGGGCGGTGGACCGTAATTATTGGCTAAATCAAAATGGGTAATGCCCAGATCAAACGCCCGTTGCACCAGGGCCCGTCCATTTTCAAAGCAGTCGGTGCCGCCAAAATTATGCCACAAGCCCAGTGAAATGGCCGGCAGCATCAACCCGCTCCGGCCGCAGCGGTTGTATTGCATCGAAGCATACCGTTCCTTGCTGGCTGTGTATGTCATACTTTATCCCCCTCCTAACCTTCCTTCTTCTATTCTAATACACCGGATAGATGGCTGCCATAGTTTTGAAAATAAATTGTAGTAAAAAGAGTGAACTTTCTTACTTCTTCAAAGAAAATGCTTACAAAAGTCCGCCAGGAATTCCTCGTTTCCGCTTACTCCGTTTTATCCTAATCCATCCGAATTGTTTGCATTCTGTAACTAAAAGAGAAACTTCCCGTGTTATTCAGGACTTACTAGGGCTTCGGTATTATATGGTTATGTTCTGCCATGTGGTATAATTAGGTAAATAATACAAAACGAGTAAAGAGGTTTTATATGAAACACTTTGGTGCCGGATTAAGTGAGTTACACAAGGAATTAAATACAATCATCAGAAAACAGGATAAAGTGGAATATGCAAAGCGATTGTTTTTAGACTTGCACGCTGCCTTACACCTATCCGCTATCTCCGGCAGGGCGAAAAATGAAGTGGATCAGCTTTTATGCGATTTATCGCCTCATGAATACAGAATTATGCCAACTGCTAAAGATGAAACAATAGCCTGGGTTTTATGGCATATTGCCAGGATCGAAGACTTGACAATGGGTATTTTAGTAGCTGATAGGGAACAGCTATTTAATGATGAATGGAGAAAACAGCTTAATACTCCTATTTCAGATACAGGGAATGCTCTGACAGATGATGAAATTATGGAATTCAGTAAGCAGATTAACATTGATAAGTTAATTGCATATCGAAATGCCGTCGGCCAACGAACATGCGATATTGTAAAGACACTTACTGCTACGGATATGAAGCGCAGAGTTACTTCGCTTGGTCTTGCTACAATCAGACAGATAGGTGGTGTGACCGATCAGAAAGATTCGCTTTGGCTTCTTGATTTCTGGAGCAAAAAGGATGTTGCCGGCATATTGCTGATGCCACCGACACGCCATGTCATGCTCCACTTAAATGACTGTTGCAAATGGAAACAACAAATACGGGAAAGAAAAAAGTACTTTCACTCAACTTAACACAATAAAGCAATTTCAACTTTAGACCAAGTTGATCCTGAAATGCGATTGTATGGTTACCGTTGTCTAGCGGCGGAATTCCGTGGAAAGTATATTCATAGAAGCCAACGACAGTAAACAGCCGGAGCGTGGGTACACACTCCGGCTGTTTGTTTGCGTCCTCCTCCGCCCCGCGCGAAAACGCTGGAGCAGAACTAGTACTACCATGCCTTATGACCTTGCTTTCCTATGCATCCTATACTTCTGCACAGGAATTTTTCTTATTTATTTGAGAATACCGCCGGCATAGCCTAAGATGCCGATGGCGAATAAGCCAAAGATGATGGCAATGGCATTGACTTTCCGTTTTAGGAGATACATGCAGGCGAAGGTTAAGAGCAGCGGCAGCAGGCCGGGCATGAGCTGGTCGAGAATGCCCTGTACCGTAGTGACGACCGTCTTGCCGTCCTGGCCGGTTACGGTGGAAACCACCAGCGGCACGTTCACACTGGTCCATTTGCACACCAGCGACCCCATGACGAACAGCCCTAAAATGGAAGCGCCTTCGGTAATTTTCTGCAGCCGGTTGCCTGACATGTCGGCAACGATGTCTGTTCCTTTTTCATAGCCGTATTGAATGCCATACCATTTGGTGGCCAGGCGAAGAATGTTGAATACCACAAAGAAGAGCAGCGGGCCTAAGATGCTGCCGCCTAAAGCCAGCGAGGCGCCGAGAGCTGCCGTAACCGGCCGCAGTGTTCCCCAGTAGATTGGATCGCCGACACCGGCCAACGGCCCCATCAAACCGATCTTTACCCCATTTAGCGTGCCGTCGTCAATGGGCGCGCCGTTAGCTCTTTTTTCTTCCATGGCCGCCGTAATGCCCATGATAGCGTTGGCAACAAAGGGCTGGGTGTTGAAAAACTCCAGATGCCGTTTTAAGGCCGCTTTCCGCTCTTCGCCTTCATACAATCGCTTGATGGCCGGAATCAGGGACACGCAAAAGCCCATGGACTGCATTCTTTCAAAGTTAAATGAAGCCAGCAAAAAGTTGGAACGGATAAACATGTTGAATAAATCGCTTTTAGTCAGTTTCTTTTCGCTCATGTCTGCACATCCTCCCTATAGATCCAATTCGTCGACATCGGAATTTGTCTGGTTGTAACGCGGATGAAGCTGGATATACAAAATGGCCAGAATCGCCCCGACGATACCAAAGCCGACCAGATTGAGATTAGTAAATGCCGCCATAACAAAACCCAGGAAGAAGAACGGCATGAGATATTTGGCTTCCATCATATTAATAACCATGGCATACCCGACAACTACGATAAAACCGCCGGCCACCTGCAGGCCTCTGGTAATAACCTCCGGTATGGATGCCAGCATGGCTTCTACACCGTGTGTACCGGCAACAGCCGCTACCAGCGCGGTGGGTACGGCTACCCGGATAGCTTGCAGCATCCAGGCCAGGAAATGGCACATTTCAATGCCCCGCAGACTGCCCTCATCGGCATATTTATCGGCCAGATGCTGAAAGAAAGTAGTAATAGACCGGACAAAAATAGTAAGCACCTGTCCTGCCGCCGCAATCGGAATGGCCACCGCAATACCGGCGCCGATCGACTGCTTGCCGACAATAACCAAAATGGATGCGATAACACTGGCCAGGGCCGAATCAGGCGCCATGGACGCACCGATATTCATCCAGCCCAGCGCCATCAACTCCAGCGTACCGCCCAGGATAACCCCGGTTTTCAAATCTCCCAGCACCAAACCGACCAGCGTGCAGGCAATCAGCGGCCGATGCCCCTGTCCCTCATCGACAACGCTCTCCATCCCGGCGTATGCCGCAACAAGGATCAACAAAATCATTTGTATTTCACTCATGACAGTACCTCCTCCTTATTTATCAGGCAATCTTAGTTCTTTATTCGGTAAATAGTCCTTCAATTTTGCCCATCAGATCTTCCCGGTTGTCGGCCGATACCTTTCTTACTTCCAGTTCGATGCCCAAAGCGTGGAGTTTGCGAAAGGCCGCCACATCCTCCTTGCCTACGGCCACCGCGCCGGTAATCAGCACCTTACCCTCGCGGTAGTTCATGCCGCCCACATTAACTGATTTGATATCGACGCCGCCCTCCACCATCCGGACGACATCGGTGGGATTAGTGAACAAAAACAGCGTCTTAAAATCGTTGTATTTGGGATTCTTATAGGCTTCCACCGCCTTGGCTATGGGCAGCACATAGGCTTTGATACCCGGCGGCGCCACCTGCAGCACCAGTGTCTTGCGCAACTGGTCGGCAGCCACTTCGTCACTGCAGGCAATGATCTTGTTGCAGCCTACCGCTTTGACCCAGGTCGTGGCTACCTGCCCGTGAATTAAACGATCATCAATCCGTGCTAAACAAATATGCATTATAAATCCTCTCCCGCATTGGTATCAAAATTTGCCCTAAACGATTTTATCGCACTGCTTCCTGCGCTCATTGCGATATCCACTAGTTCCGGTAGACTGGAAAACTTCCGTGTCCCGTAGATTTCCAGCAGCATAGGCAGGTTGACACCGGTTACCACGTCCATGCTGTTTTGATTTTCTGCGGCTACACGGCCGGCGGCGTTGTAGGGGCTGCCGCCAAAGAGATCCACCAGGAAAAGCACCGCCTGCTTATCCTCCAGCTTGTTGAGTGCCGCCTTATACCTGTCCACCAGGTCTTCCGCGCTCTCCCCCGGTTCAAAAGTCAGGTACTGCAGATTGTCCTGCCTGCCGAACATCATCTCCGATGCTCTGACCAGCTCTTCCGAAAATTTGCCATGGGTGCATACGATCAAACCGATCATTGCTATCACCTCCTCTTGCCCTTATAAATAAGCAAGAACCGTGCCAAACAGCGTATGAACGGCCAACAACCCGATTATCCGCCGTAAAACCGTCCCGTTTCATACACAGGCCGCCCGTTTCATACACTAGCCCGGAAAGCGCCCTGTCTTTTGATACGTTAAAGCCCTTCTTCCTCACTGGCAACAGGCAGTTGCAGCAATTCGCAGATATAATATTTTTCATCCTCCGTCAGACTGATGCGCAGCGACGCTGTAAAAAGCCGGCAAGCCCGGTCGACTGCCGCGACCAGACCAGGCTCCAGTTGCGAAGCATCCTCCACATACCGCAGCCCCTCCTGCAGCAGCATCCGCTCCAGGGCATAACCGACATGGACTACCAGCCGGATCTTTACGACATTTTCCAGTTGATAACCCAATTCCCCCTCCAACTGAGCGACAAATTCAAGCAGCATACCGATCACTTTGGCCGGGTTTAAAAAAGTGAGAAACTGCTGCAGGTTCTTCTCGCACAAATCCCGCACCACCGCACTAGGCTGGGCCTGGCCGACGCTAAGCTCCTTACCGCCCAGCAGCTCCTGCAGCAACCGCTCGCCGCTGCCGTCAATCAGCTTTTCCAACGGGATAAACGGTATGGCAGCCTTGGGCCGCTTAACACCCACTACGGCCAAAATGGCGTGATTGGCCTGTAATTCCTTTAGCTTGCGGTCAAGCTCCCGGACCCCGGCAGGTACCACCTGCACGCCTTTCTCTCCCGCCTCCGTCAGGATGCTCTCCACCATTTCCTTTAGCTTTACCGCCGTGCCGCTGCCGGAAGCGCACACCGTGATGATCAACCGGCCGGGGTGCTTTTCCTGCTCCTTAAAATCATTGTTGTAGCCCCGGAATGCTCTGAGTGCGGCATATACATCCTCCAGCTCCATATCGAACACATTAGTCTTGCGGACAGCCTCCAAAATGAGCGGCGTGGAGACCATGTCAATCGTCCTAACGGCGCTGCCGGTCCGTTCGA encodes the following:
- a CDS encoding DUF6076 domain-containing protein, coding for MPNFDDQGHRYLFDFVAAELSKFEVLLDKFFSTMFDFVKLELTQDGLRKEFNSDYEKALQSNFAVVEADFYVPNVYFEEMVSILKFSHPYYKIGENARNIVKNIVIDYFHFHSSLNERLLFEDDYKEKVSDLLSIPKGFFPKNRLDQLYQVYIKCYRQSSSIRRKIAKGRELDAKYSLNIITFQQKMKELLFRILDISVPIINRLSIFERISLYKKIQSMPFSNADIQKLPKELSDFITAHPLHNSLHYDFAPEGNIKISIFETENKMYEKLQVESLEQLLEWEFIKMVQAGVRIKKCACCNRYFLVKDAKNNYCGRKFKGNKTCLDVGSNHRFYELKKNDVYYKAWRTAICRNRARITSKSNSISEDSFICWRIEGDRKLTDVRKDAEKSSESFFKWLAMTNDEIKEYEINMISILGQEEYSRIISEWKAKNKPKNILRASPT
- a CDS encoding Uma2 family endonuclease, whose product is MVKRNKYEKAGVQEYWIVTPETETIVSYVLNEQGHYDMPDVLVLGEDENIQLKVFEELAIELKEIFVAWG
- the smpB gene encoding SsrA-binding protein SmpB: MSKEPGSKIATENRKARHDYHIHETYEVGLVLTGTEVKSLRAGKANLKDAYARIDNHGEVMLHNMHISPYDQGNRFNHEPLRTRKLLMHRYEIIKLIGKTKEKGYTLVPLKVYFTRGKAKLELGLATGKKLYDKRQDLAAKDAKREMDRAFKDKQRE
- a CDS encoding PTS sugar transporter subunit IIA, with protein sequence MKTRELLALDCIVLHVEAKHKEEVWEVLADRLQHSGVISTAEQFVEDVAARESMGTTGVGHGVSIPHAKSAAVDRAGLAIARLATPVDVNSLDGTKADLFFMVAAPLDGIDLNLQMLSTIARMIRHDSFLAALRTAPTAEEVLRIIGEQEEQLPK
- the mgrA gene encoding L-glyceraldehyde 3-phosphate reductase, whose protein sequence is MTYTASKERYASMQYNRCGRSGLMLPAISLGLWHNFGGTDCFENGRALVQRAFDLGITHFDLANNYGPPPGSAEINFGRILKEDLAPYRDELIISTKAGYTMWPGPYGDWGSKKYLVSSLDQSLRRMGLDYVDIFYHHRPDPRTPLEETMAALDLLVRQGKALYVGLSNYKAEQAKAAIQILKELGTPCLIHQPRYSMLDRWVEDGLLEVLEEEGVGSIAFSPLAKGLLTSKYLKGIPADSRAAGPSVFLKAEDINEPLLIKLRALQDLALERGQTLAQMALAWVLRGDRITSVLIGASKVSQIDDCVGALKRSKFSPEELELIEIILSGSEQDE
- a CDS encoding DinB family protein, with amino-acid sequence MKHFGAGLSELHKELNTIIRKQDKVEYAKRLFLDLHAALHLSAISGRAKNEVDQLLCDLSPHEYRIMPTAKDETIAWVLWHIARIEDLTMGILVADREQLFNDEWRKQLNTPISDTGNALTDDEIMEFSKQINIDKLIAYRNAVGQRTCDIVKTLTATDMKRRVTSLGLATIRQIGGVTDQKDSLWLLDFWSKKDVAGILLMPPTRHVMLHLNDCCKWKQQIRERKKYFHST
- the manZ gene encoding PTS mannose transporter subunit IID; the encoded protein is MSEKKLTKSDLFNMFIRSNFLLASFNFERMQSMGFCVSLIPAIKRLYEGEERKAALKRHLEFFNTQPFVANAIMGITAAMEEKRANGAPIDDGTLNGVKIGLMGPLAGVGDPIYWGTLRPVTAALGASLALGGSILGPLLFFVVFNILRLATKWYGIQYGYEKGTDIVADMSGNRLQKITEGASILGLFVMGSLVCKWTSVNVPLVVSTVTGQDGKTVVTTVQGILDQLMPGLLPLLLTFACMYLLKRKVNAIAIIFGLFAIGILGYAGGILK
- a CDS encoding PTS mannose/fructose/sorbose transporter subunit IIC, encoding MSEIQMILLILVAAYAGMESVVDEGQGHRPLIACTLVGLVLGDLKTGVILGGTLELMALGWMNIGASMAPDSALASVIASILVIVGKQSIGAGIAVAIPIAAAGQVLTIFVRSITTFFQHLADKYADEGSLRGIEMCHFLAWMLQAIRVAVPTALVAAVAGTHGVEAMLASIPEVITRGLQVAGGFIVVVGYAMVINMMEAKYLMPFFFLGFVMAAFTNLNLVGFGIVGAILAILYIQLHPRYNQTNSDVDELDL
- a CDS encoding mannose/fructose/sorbose PTS transporter subunit IIB gives rise to the protein MHICLARIDDRLIHGQVATTWVKAVGCNKIIACSDEVAADQLRKTLVLQVAPPGIKAYVLPIAKAVEAYKNPKYNDFKTLFLFTNPTDVVRMVEGGVDIKSVNVGGMNYREGKVLITGAVAVGKEDVAAFRKLHALGIELEVRKVSADNREDLMGKIEGLFTE
- a CDS encoding PTS sugar transporter subunit IIA, whose protein sequence is MIGLIVCTHGKFSEELVRASEMMFGRQDNLQYLTFEPGESAEDLVDRYKAALNKLEDKQAVLFLVDLFGGSPYNAAGRVAAENQNSMDVVTGVNLPMLLEIYGTRKFSSLPELVDIAMSAGSSAIKSFRANFDTNAGEDL